In the Ursus arctos isolate Adak ecotype North America unplaced genomic scaffold, UrsArc2.0 scaffold_19, whole genome shotgun sequence genome, one interval contains:
- the ZNF180 gene encoding zinc finger protein 180 isoform X3: MPSSGPSGLCLCLEESMEERDEKPPEPLKTCAQDSLLPQEIIIKVEREDAGSLALPSQEGVNFKIVTVDFTQKEEGSLNPAQRTLDRDAILENHRDLVSWDLATALGRRESTSKQNIFDDEPSHRVKLERLTRDDPWLSSCEEVQDCKDQLEKQQEKQERLLKEMAFTHRKAVTYETVYKSDELEEKSGLDSSLLSPQMIPIRNHFHKHASHVKKLHYNSIVNTHEMINDSEKLCENNEHGNPHQNIHLIQFTRTQTGDKSYGFSDSIQSFSHDVPLNIHQKMHARGRSLDFKECGQVLNHSISHNEQQRIPVEESQYNCSKTSQSSSLAQNMRSHSEEKPFECNQCGKSFSWSSHLVAHQRTHTGEKPYECNECGKSFSRSSHLVSHQRTHTGEKPYRCNQCGKSFSQSYVLVVHQRTHTGEKPYECSQCGKSFRQSYKLIAHQRTHTGEKPYECSQCGKSFIQSYKLIAHQRIHTGEKPYECNQCGKSFSQSYKLVAHQRTHTGEKPFECNQCGKSFSWSSQLVAHQRTHTGEKPYECNECGKSFNRSSHLVMHQRTHTGEKPYECNQCGKSFSQSYVLVVHQRTHTGEKPYECSQCGKSFRQSSCLTQHQRTHTGEKPYECNQCGKTFSLSARLIVHQRTHTGEKPFTCNQCGKAFINSSKLIRHQATHTEEKPYECN, from the exons GAAGGAGTGAACTTCAAAATTGTGACTGTGGACTTCACTCAGAAGGAAGAAGGCTCTTTGAACCCTGCTCAGAGGACCCTGGACAGAGACGCGATCCTAGAGAACCACAGGGACCTGGTCTCTTGGG ACTTGGCAACGGCACTTGGAAGGAGAGAATCAACATCAAAGCAGAACATTTTTGATGATGAACCATCCCATCGAGTGAAGTTAGAAAGGTTGACAAGAGATGATCCTTGGTTATCTTCGTGTGAAGAAGTTCAGGATTGTAAGGACCAGTTGGAAAAGCAACAGGAAAAACAAGAGAGACTTTTGAAGGAAATGGCATTTACTCACAGGAAAGCGGTTACTTATGAGACAGTCTATAAAAGTGATGAACTTGAAGAGAAGAGTGGTCTGGATTCCAGTCTTCTTTCACCCCAGATGATACCCATAAGAAACCATTTTCATAAACATGCCTCACATGTTAAAAAATTGCATTATAATTCTATCGTAAACACTCATGAGATGATTAATGACAGTGAAAAACTCTGTGAGAATAATGAACATGGAAACCCTCACCAAAACATTCACCTTATTCAGTTTACAAGAACTCAAACAGGAGATAAATCCTATGGATTCAGTGACAGTATTCAATCTTTTAGCCATGATGTACCCCTAAATATACATCAGAAAATGCACGCAAGAGGAAGATCCTTAGATTTTAAGGAATGTGGGCAAGTTTTGAACCACAGTATATCCCATAATGAACAACAGAGAATACCTGTTGAAGAGAGTCAATATAACTGTAGTAAAACCTCCCAGAGTTCATCCCTTGCTCAGAACATGAGAAGCCATTCTGAAGAGAAACCCTTTGAATGTAATCAGTGTGGGAAATCCTTCAGCTGGAGCTCTCATCTTGTTGCACATCAGAGAACTCATACGGGggagaaaccttatgaatgtaatGAGTGTGGGAAATCCTTCAGCCGGAGCTCTCACCTTGTTTCTCACCAGAgaactcatactggagagaaaccttatagATGTAACCAGTGTGGGAAATCTTTTAGCCAGAGCTATGTTCTTGTGGTGCATCAGAgaactcatactggagagaagcctTATGAATGCAGTCAGTGTGGAAAGTCATTCAGGCAGAGCTACAAACTTATTGCCCATCAAAGAACTCACACCGGAGAGAAGCCCTACGAATGCAGTCAATGTGGGAAATCATTTATCCAGAGCTATAAACTTATTGCACATcaaagaattcatactggagagaaaccctatgagtgCAATCAATGTGGAAAGTCCTTCAGTCAAAGTTACAAACTTGTTGCccatcagagaactcacacaggagaAAAACCCTTTGAATGTAATCAGTGTGGAAAATCCTTCAGCTGGAGCTCTCAGCTTGTTGCACATCAGAgaactcatactggagagaaaccctatgaatgtaatgagTGTGGAAAATCCTTCAACCGCAGTTCTCACCTCGTTATGCATCAAAGAACTCATACTGGAGAAAAACCTTATGAATGTAACCAGTGTGGGAAGTCCTTTAGCCAGAGTTACGTTCTCGTGGTACATCAGAGAACTCATACTGGAGAAAAGCCCTATGAGTGCAGTCAGTGCGGGAAGTCCTTCAGGCAGAGTTCATGCCTTACTCAACATCAAAgaactcatactggagagaaaccctatgaatgtaatcAGTGTGGAAAAACATTCAGCTTGAGTGCTCGACTTATTGTACATCAAAGAACTCATACTGGAGAAAAGCCCTTTACGTGTAATCAGTGTGGGAAAGCTTTCATTAATAGTTCTAAACTTATTAGGCATCAGGCAACTCATACTGaggagaaaccctatgaatgtaactAG